The following proteins are co-located in the Deltaproteobacteria bacterium GWC2_65_14 genome:
- a CDS encoding rubredoxin: MGKYICTNCGYVYDPAAGDPDGGIPPGTPFEALPDGWICPICYVTKSSFDPME, encoded by the coding sequence GTGGGGAAATACATCTGCACGAACTGCGGCTACGTGTACGATCCCGCCGCCGGGGACCCCGACGGCGGGATCCCGCCCGGCACCCCCTTCGAAGCGCTCCCGGACGGGTGGATCTGCCCCATCTGCTACGTCACCAAATCGAGCTTCGACCCGATGGAGTAA
- a CDS encoding bifunctional homocysteine S-methyltransferase/methylenetetrahydrofolate reductase yields the protein MQTILDRMRETPLIFDGAMGTMLYERGVFLNACFDELCLSNPKIVRQIHQEYLEAGAEVIETNTFGANRIALRGYGLGDRVEAINREGVRIAREVAGDSAYVAAAVGPCIRTGQILLEGHADEVEASFAEQVGALAAEGVDLVVLETFTGLSELLLAARAARRFGLTVLASFMVNDRGETALGTLAESMAESLSANADVDAVGINCGTGPVGVFDALPSVLSATTKPVVVMPNAGFPRDVGGRMIYLTSPEYFTEYAKKYIELGVRGVGGCCGTTPAHIRMAARAIKTLSGVKRHIEVRPVAREEIRVEQVPTREKSRLARKLCDGEKVTSVEIVPPRSSDMSDMLAKVRRCAEAGVDAINMPDGPRASARVSPMISALTILREVGIEPILHYCCRDRNLIGMQSDLLGGYAVGLANFLIITGDPPKLGDYPEATGVFDVDAIGLTRVASNLNRGYDIGGNPISPPTGLLIGVGANPCAVEMEREIERYYRKIDAGAEFAITQPVFDAEALFRFLDRVEGASRRIPVIAGVWPLASFKNAEFMNNEVPGVVVPREILDRMARCRTREEGHRTGIEIARETIERILPRVSGLQVSAPFGKVETALAVLGKSAVEIPRDG from the coding sequence ATGCAGACGATCCTGGACCGGATGAGGGAGACCCCCCTGATCTTCGACGGGGCAATGGGGACGATGCTCTACGAACGGGGAGTGTTCCTCAACGCCTGCTTCGACGAGCTCTGCCTGTCGAACCCCAAGATCGTCCGCCAGATCCACCAGGAATACCTGGAGGCCGGGGCCGAGGTGATCGAAACGAACACCTTCGGCGCGAACCGGATCGCCCTGCGGGGATACGGGCTGGGGGACAGGGTGGAAGCGATCAACCGGGAGGGGGTCCGGATCGCCCGTGAGGTCGCCGGGGATTCCGCCTACGTCGCGGCGGCCGTGGGCCCCTGCATCCGGACGGGGCAGATCCTCCTGGAAGGGCACGCCGACGAGGTGGAAGCGTCCTTCGCCGAGCAGGTCGGTGCCCTGGCAGCCGAAGGGGTGGATCTCGTCGTGCTGGAGACCTTCACCGGGCTCTCCGAGCTTCTCCTCGCGGCGCGCGCGGCCCGGCGGTTCGGCCTGACGGTCCTGGCCTCCTTCATGGTGAACGACCGGGGGGAGACCGCCCTGGGAACCCTCGCGGAGAGCATGGCGGAATCCCTTTCCGCGAATGCGGACGTGGACGCCGTGGGGATCAACTGCGGGACCGGTCCCGTCGGAGTGTTCGACGCCCTTCCCTCCGTCCTCTCCGCCACCACCAAGCCGGTCGTGGTGATGCCGAACGCCGGATTCCCCCGGGACGTGGGCGGACGGATGATCTACCTCACCAGTCCGGAGTACTTCACCGAGTACGCGAAGAAATATATCGAACTGGGGGTGCGCGGTGTCGGGGGATGCTGCGGCACCACGCCGGCCCACATCCGGATGGCCGCCCGGGCCATCAAGACGCTGTCCGGGGTAAAGCGGCATATCGAGGTCCGCCCCGTGGCGCGGGAAGAGATCCGGGTCGAGCAGGTCCCCACCCGGGAGAAATCCCGGCTGGCGCGCAAGCTCTGCGACGGGGAGAAGGTCACTTCGGTGGAGATCGTCCCCCCCCGTTCCTCCGACATGTCGGACATGCTCGCGAAAGTCCGCCGGTGCGCCGAGGCTGGGGTGGACGCGATCAACATGCCCGACGGGCCCAGGGCCAGCGCCCGGGTCTCCCCGATGATTTCCGCCCTGACCATCCTGCGGGAGGTCGGGATCGAGCCGATCCTCCACTACTGCTGCCGGGACCGCAACCTGATCGGAATGCAGTCGGACCTGCTGGGAGGCTACGCGGTAGGGCTGGCGAATTTCCTGATCATCACGGGGGACCCCCCGAAGCTGGGGGACTACCCGGAGGCGACCGGCGTGTTCGACGTGGACGCCATCGGCCTGACCCGGGTGGCCTCCAACCTGAACCGGGGCTACGACATCGGGGGAAACCCGATCTCCCCCCCTACGGGCCTGCTGATCGGCGTGGGGGCCAACCCCTGCGCGGTGGAGATGGAGCGGGAGATCGAGCGGTACTACCGAAAAATCGACGCGGGGGCGGAGTTCGCGATCACCCAGCCGGTGTTCGACGCGGAAGCGCTCTTCCGCTTCCTCGACCGGGTGGAAGGAGCCTCCCGCCGCATCCCGGTGATCGCGGGGGTCTGGCCGCTGGCCAGCTTCAAGAACGCCGAGTTCATGAACAACGAGGTCCCCGGGGTGGTGGTTCCGCGGGAGATCCTCGACCGGATGGCGCGCTGCCGGACCCGGGAGGAGGGCCACCGGACCGGGATCGAGATCGCCCGGGAGACGATCGAGCGGATCCTGCCCCGCGTGAGCGGGCTCCAGGTAAGCGCCCCGTTCGGCAAGGTGGAGACCGCCCTCGCCGTGCTGGGAAAGTCGGCGGTGGAAATTCCCCGCGACGGTTGA